The window CACAGCCAAAGGTCCTTGAAGAACAGCCTCCCCCCACAGactccacttcctcacttcccacTCACTCCTCAGTCCCCTTCTGCCTGGTATCTGCTCTAAGATCAACAATAAACACCAGGCCCAGTGGACACTTTCCAGCTCAAGTCTTATGGGTCCTCTCTGCAGCCCTGGGGCACTGTGGAACATGCTTTTCTTAAAAGTCTTCTCCTCAGCCTCTGTGACGCTCCCTCTTCTGATTCTTCGGTCCTGACTGCTCCTTCAGTCCCTCATTGCCTCTGTGGTTCCTGACCAAAGgtgattttacacacacacacacacacacacacccgctTGTTTTGATTGTTGCTGGTGATAACAATTCCCTCAGAATGTGAATGAGCTTTCCATTCAATTAATTCCTAAGGATTTTTGGGATGCAGAAATCCCCACTACCTGCCACCCCTGATGCACATCTCCAGCCAGTTGCAACATTTTCTTTGATAGTCTGCTGTTTGCAGCTGCTCTCCTGGTACCAATTTCTGACTTGGAAATAATCTGGCTGCCCCGAACAAGAACCCACTCGATCCAGCTTAATGAAAAGGCGATCTATGTAAAGGGCATTTTCATGAAGCATAACTGTAGGAAGTGGAAAAGTGGTCAGGCAGCCACCTTCTCTGGGGTCATGGGATCAAGTTCTGCTTTTTTACACCTCTCTGTTCCCTGGGACCTCATCCTGGCATCCTCTAAGACACTTGCCTCTGTAAAGTACATGGTTCTCCTCCCCTAGTTAGGGCCAGGCCTCAGCATCCATGGCCTGGACCCTGGCCCCAACACCAGGTGCCCAACACCATCGTGACTATGGAATCTGCCTCTAGTGTGAGAATCTGCTAGGCTCAGGGTGGGTCAAATATCCACTCCTGGTCTAATCCTCTAAGGCCTACATGCGGGTGGGTGTTAATAAACAGGCCTGCCTAGGTCCACCAAAGGCTGGAGTGGCAAGGAGACACTTACACAAATAGAAGCTGTAGTAGTTCTGGACTGGCCAATGCTAATGTCCTGGAACACAAAAGGGTGGTCAAAATACAACTGTCTCTGCTCTCTCCCCCTAACCTCTGGATCTACACCCTCCCAGGCCCCCCCACCGTCTGCCCCACCTGCTACAggtcaccccacccccacccccaccatccaCCCCACTTcacctccctcctgccttctttacCCCCACTCCCCCTCCCTCGGAAAACTGATTTCCCATTAGGATATGTTTCTGTTCCAGCTCACATTTCCGCATTCACTCAGACTTTTGCAGCCAGATTCCCCTCCCACAGCGGAAGCAAATTTTCTGCTGTGAAAAATTCACAGCTTTACACCAAGAGCAGACCCAATCTCCCAACCTGCGCACTAATGGAGCCCTTCTCTGCTTATGGAATTTGAGGTCTCTCCTGCTTCTTTGGGGTTCTTGAGGATCTATTCCCTGGGCCCCCCCCCCAGACCAAAAGCTAACATCAGAGGCCCCCCGATGGGGAGCCATCTGAGGTGGAACTGATGCTGTGAACGTGGCTGTTCGTGGGGATGGTGTGGGTGCGGGTGGGACTGGGAATGAGGATGAGGGGCAGGGGTATGAgtatgtgaatgaggcagggaGTTGGACAGGAAAGCGTGCCGGCGAGGCTGTGGGCCCAGGTTTCACAGCCCCAGAGAAATAAACCTTGGCTGTTCCCAATGAACTGGGCTCGCCCTCCCGCTGCCCTTCGGAGGTGAAATTTTTCGGGTTCACAGCTCCAAGAAGCTGCAGGAAGCTTCCGCTCAGCTCCTGTGTCACCTCAGTAGCAGGGATGGTGGTAGCGCCTGCTGCATCCGTCTCCTCTCCTCCTgtggcggcagcagcagcagcagtggtaGCAGCAGCAGTGGTAGCAGCAGCAGCCGTAGCAGCAGCAGCCAccacctcctcttcctcctggcCCTCTCCTTCTGTCCCAGCCCCATTGGCAGTGACCACGGTTGGCCACCATGTGGCCAACTCCTtttcctccttgccttctcctGTCCCAGCCAAACCGGCAGTGGCCACGCTTGGCCACCCCGTGGCTATGGTCTCCTCTTCCTCTCCGCCTTCTCCTGTCCCAGCCCCACTGGCAGTGGCCAGGCTTGGCCACCCTGTGGCCCGCTTCTGGGGCTGCTGCAGTTCCTGGGAAGGAAGGGGACAGAGTTGAGACCCGTTCTGGGGGTGAATGGAGGGGGCCGAGGGGTGGTGGTAGTGGGTGGGGCTAGAGGGCGGAAAAGGAGGGACTTGCGGGGCCAGGGGAGTGGAGGACCCGAACTGGAGCAGCTCTTACAGCCTGGAAGAGCTTCCACCTCAGCCAGTCCTGCTCCTTCTGCACTTCCGCCAGAGAGGCCCGGAGCAGCTGCAGCTGAGAAGCCGCGTCCTTGCGCTCCAGTTCCTGCTGCGCAGTGAGCACCTTCAGGTCTGCAGCCAGGGACTGCGCGGCCGACCTATGCAGCTTGGCGAAGTCGTGCAGCCACTGCACCCTGATCCCCTCTAAATGGCTCTGCCTGCGGGCGAAGCGCACGCTCAGGGCCAGGCCGCCCCAGGCGCAGGCTTCCTTGGCCTCGCTGGACACAGTGCTGTTTTCCAGGATGGCCCTGAGCTTGCCCTCCACCTCCTCCCAGGACGAGGACATATTCTCGATGTAGAACTCGGGGCCTTTCACGTGCCCAGCCATCTTCTCGTTGATGAAGTCCGCCACCTTGGCATGGTGGAACCCACCACAGGGGTCCTCAGGGTTCAAGGCCATGAGAGTTGAGGCCCTTAGCGGCTTTGCCGACCCTTCGGGGAAGGATCAACCTGTTactttctctcctcccctccccctccgccACCCACCCGCCACCCACCCTTGGAGTGACGCTCTGACCAGATTGCCTCACCCGAAGACACCTCCCCCCAGCCCTCGCCTCTCCGGGCCAGAGGAGGTGCAGGCCAACCACGCCCCACCTACCACGCCTACAGAGAGAAGACACCTGTCTCTTTCCAAAGCCTCCGGGGGAAAGGAAGCCTCAGGGCCAAACCCCTGAGGCGGCTACGCTGGGACTGTTCCAACTTCCAGAGACTGCGGGGGTGGGTGGGAGTGCATGAGAAAAGCCCCCTCCCCCATCCCAGGACTTAAGAGAAGCGGCTGCCGGCCCAAAAGCTCTAGAAGtcagaaagaaacaaaagtgaTAGAAAAGACTTAGAACCAAGAAAATAAAGTTCTTGTAATCAAATAAATAATACGCCCCCCCCACGTAATGGTTTGTTCCACACAAAGGGGGGGGTCCTCCTGTTTTTGGAATGTTCCAGAACAGGAAATAGTCCCAGCCCCTCAGGGACCTCTGACAGCCCCTTGGAGAAAATAGGTGGAGCCAGGGGATAGCCCCATCCCTTCATTGGCTCAGGATTGAACACTACAGTCATCCTAAATGGTCATAAATCCTGGCCATTTTGTCTTGAATCTATTCATTTCTGCCCTTCTACACCCGCACCAGTCCAGCCGTCCTCATCTTTTCCCTGGAACACTGCCGCACCCTAACATCAGATCTGTATCCTGCCCCGCCCCATCAAAAAAGGAATCTGACCATGTCTCGTACAACCTTCAATGGCTTTTTTGAGGCATATAGAATAAACCAGACAGACCTCGGGTTGAATCCTGTATTTTCCACTTTctatgaccttgtgtataactgAATCTATCGACCTATGATCAGGACTGAATGAGAAAGTGCGAGCAAAATTAAAGAAGTCATAATTTTTATGATCCTATTTGtgtaaaatgtaaaaacaaatcatatacatgtatgtgtatatatatatgcatatatttataaTCTTGGAGAAAGGCGTGGGAGGATATATATCGGACTATTAACACTGCTTATATCTGGGAGGTGGGGTTGGAGGGGAGGTCGGGAGAAAGTTTGtgacttttaaaaatacatgtttcTATGATTTTATTTCTTATGATGGACATATAACTATATGTACGCATACATTAAAAATCTGGAAAGATACACCAAATTTTTAACAGTGATTGT is drawn from Loxodonta africana isolate mLoxAfr1 chromosome X, mLoxAfr1.hap2, whole genome shotgun sequence and contains these coding sequences:
- the TEX13B gene encoding testis-expressed protein 13B produces the protein MALNPEDPCGGFHHAKVADFINEKMAGHVKGPEFYIENMSSSWEEVEGKLRAILENSTVSSEAKEACAWGGLALSVRFARRQSHLEGIRVQWLHDFAKLHRSAAQSLAADLKVLTAQQELERKDAASQLQLLRASLAEVQKEQDWLRWKLFQAVRAAPVRVLHSPGPASPSFSALYGAGTGEGGEEEETIATGWPSVATAGLAGTGEGKEEKELATWWPTVVTANGAGTEGEGQEEEEVVAAAATAAAATTAAATTAAAAAATGGEETDAAGATTIPATEVTQELSGSFLQLLGAVNPKNFTSEGQREGEPSSLGTAKVYFSGAVKPGPTASPARFPVQLPASFTYSYPCPSSSFPVPPAPTPSPRTATFTASVPPQMAPHRGASDVSFWSGGGAQGIDPQEPQRSRRDLKFHKQRRAPLVRRLGDWVCSWCKAVNFSQQKICFRCGRGIWLQKSE